The Streptomyces kanamyceticus genome window below encodes:
- a CDS encoding restriction endonuclease, with protein MTELAILGRVRVPVTCLRGCVVKAWMIRAGADGEREDASLSEGLTIAGWPEVGDLTHCSPWDGLRAEIDKAYPCENPRVLSNWQGQLWRFRSVVTPGDIIVLPLKTGSVALGYITGDYQYRADSSPGLRHVRTVTWSRTDVPRSEFRADLRATLGSLLTVSELRRLDAASRLAALAHGSPDPGNPDAPKHLRLLEGPAALAEKVAEAAKGRPIELAVRDFLSIWDVVSRSSKAIATIRRDLAEFGLSTVPPFTEVPIDHTIRVALQMLKTVQPQA; from the coding sequence GTGACCGAGCTCGCGATCCTCGGACGAGTGCGCGTGCCAGTGACCTGCCTGAGGGGCTGCGTGGTGAAGGCATGGATGATCCGGGCCGGGGCTGACGGCGAACGCGAGGACGCCTCTCTCAGTGAAGGCCTAACTATCGCTGGCTGGCCCGAAGTCGGCGACCTCACCCACTGCTCACCCTGGGACGGCCTCCGCGCAGAGATCGACAAGGCCTACCCATGCGAAAACCCGCGGGTCCTGAGTAACTGGCAAGGCCAGTTGTGGCGATTTCGTTCCGTTGTCACCCCTGGCGACATCATCGTGCTCCCGCTGAAGACAGGCAGCGTTGCGCTCGGGTACATCACCGGCGACTACCAGTACCGGGCGGACTCGTCACCAGGGCTGCGCCACGTACGTACCGTCACCTGGAGCCGTACCGACGTGCCGCGCTCCGAATTTCGTGCGGACCTGCGCGCCACGCTCGGCTCGCTCCTCACTGTGAGCGAGCTGCGCCGTCTCGACGCAGCATCCCGGCTCGCTGCCCTTGCCCATGGCAGCCCTGACCCGGGAAACCCCGACGCTCCCAAGCACTTGAGGCTCCTGGAAGGCCCGGCCGCCCTGGCCGAGAAGGTGGCTGAAGCGGCTAAGGGCCGTCCCATAGAACTTGCCGTACGCGACTTCCTAAGCATCTGGGACGTCGTGAGCCGCTCGTCCAAGGCCATCGCCACCATCCGGCGTGATCTGGCTGAGTTCGGCCTCTCGACCGTCCCGCCGTTTACCGAGGTCCCGATCGACCACACCATCCGTGTCGCCCTGCAGATGCTCAAGACGGTTCAACCACAGGCTTGA
- a CDS encoding helix-turn-helix transcriptional regulator, producing the protein MDREYTQPLDVSALAGDALMSPGHFSRSFRAAYGETPYSYLMTRRIERAKALLRRGDLSVTDVCMEVGCTSLGSFSSRFTELVGESPSAYRARDHGDGAAIPACVAKVYTRPVKNGVKNGVEDGVKSGVTSGVEDGNPRSVPALKDPS; encoded by the coding sequence ATGGACCGCGAATACACGCAGCCGCTGGACGTCTCCGCGCTGGCCGGTGACGCCCTCATGTCCCCCGGCCACTTCTCGCGCAGCTTCCGCGCCGCCTACGGCGAGACGCCGTACAGCTACCTCATGACCCGCAGGATCGAGCGCGCCAAGGCGCTGCTGCGGCGCGGGGACCTGTCGGTGACGGACGTCTGCATGGAGGTGGGCTGTACGTCGCTCGGCTCGTTCAGCTCGCGCTTCACCGAGCTGGTCGGCGAGAGCCCCAGCGCGTACCGGGCGCGCGACCACGGGGACGGGGCGGCGATTCCCGCGTGCGTCGCGAAGGTCTATACGCGTCCGGTCAAGAACGGGGTCAAGAACGGGGTCGAGGACGGGGTCAAGAGCGGAGTCACGAGCGGGGTCGAGGACGGGAATCCGCGTTCGGTGCCTGCACTCAAGGACCCGTCCTGA
- a CDS encoding SDR family NAD(P)-dependent oxidoreductase has protein sequence MAGKACLVTGAASGIGRATVEALVREGGAVVAMDWNEPRLINLKEELGNQGLKISIVSGDVSRVSDVKRAILTATEPAGRLDVLVANAGIIPLSGISESTPEEWEKVMAIDGKGMFLCCKYAIEEMRKSGGGAIVCTSSVSGVAGQRNQAVYGPAKFVASGLTKHLAVECAGEGIRVNAVAPGTIMTERVQELRDSPGGDDYIASMVSAHPIGRLGEPREVAAAIAFLASDEASFITGVVLPVDGGYLAQ, from the coding sequence ATGGCAGGAAAAGCATGCCTGGTCACAGGCGCAGCAAGCGGAATTGGACGGGCGACCGTCGAGGCACTCGTGCGCGAAGGCGGAGCCGTCGTGGCCATGGATTGGAACGAGCCGCGGCTAATTAACCTCAAAGAAGAACTGGGTAACCAGGGACTGAAAATTTCTATAGTCTCTGGTGATGTCTCGAGAGTGAGCGACGTCAAGCGCGCGATCCTTACCGCCACGGAACCAGCTGGCCGTCTTGATGTTCTCGTGGCGAACGCAGGAATCATCCCGCTTTCCGGGATTTCAGAATCCACTCCTGAGGAATGGGAAAAAGTCATGGCGATCGACGGGAAGGGGATGTTCCTCTGCTGCAAGTATGCAATCGAAGAGATGCGCAAGAGTGGCGGAGGAGCGATTGTCTGCACGTCCTCAGTCTCTGGCGTAGCGGGACAGCGGAACCAGGCGGTGTATGGGCCAGCGAAGTTCGTGGCTTCAGGGTTGACGAAGCACCTCGCAGTGGAATGCGCCGGCGAAGGGATCAGGGTAAACGCTGTGGCACCCGGAACGATTATGACCGAACGCGTTCAAGAACTGAGAGATTCCCCTGGCGGAGATGATTACATTGCATCGATGGTCAGCGCCCACCCCATAGGAAGGCTGGGAGAGCCGCGTGAAGTGGCCGCGGCAATTGCTTTCCTTGCATCAGACGAGGCATCCTTCATTACCGGAGTGGTCTTGCCGGTGGATGGCGGGTACTTGGCTCAGTGA
- a CDS encoding transposase — translation MRRAWRPAARHRHFGECQRHRPDPRLVDGIPPVAGRPVRPRRRPEVLLGDKAYDSRTVHRELRRRLILPVISRKGAPNIKGLGKLRYVVEQTFALLHQFKCLAVRWERRVELHGAFISLACGLICWRRLKKGRS, via the coding sequence CTGCGACGGGCGTGGCGCCCCGCTGCACGTCATCGCCACTTCGGCGAATGTCAACGACATCGCCCGGACCCTCGCCTGGTCGACGGCATCCCACCGGTCGCTGGGCGCCCTGTCCGTCCCCGCCGACGCCCCGAGGTCCTGCTCGGCGACAAGGCATACGACTCCCGGACCGTGCACCGCGAGCTCCGCCGACGCCTTATCCTGCCGGTGATCTCACGCAAGGGCGCCCCGAACATCAAGGGCCTGGGCAAGCTCCGCTACGTCGTCGAGCAGACCTTCGCCCTGCTCCACCAGTTCAAGTGCCTCGCCGTCCGGTGGGAACGACGAGTCGAACTCCACGGCGCCTTCATCTCGTTGGCATGCGGCCTCATCTGCTGGAGACGACTCAAAAAGGGCCGATCATGA
- a CDS encoding VOC family protein, whose amino-acid sequence MPPQMKLAAITLDCPDPTALAAFYQQATGLEPHPASNTDFAGLSGEHGLFIGFQRVDDYRPPSWPDQIVPQQLHLCFKVEDNLDAVETHLLNLGATRPDHQPHDNDSARVLADPAGHPFCITLR is encoded by the coding sequence ATGCCCCCGCAGATGAAGCTGGCCGCGATAACGCTCGACTGCCCCGATCCGACGGCGTTGGCGGCGTTCTACCAGCAGGCCACGGGCCTCGAACCGCACCCGGCCTCGAACACCGACTTCGCGGGCCTGAGCGGCGAGCACGGCCTGTTCATCGGCTTCCAGCGAGTCGACGACTACCGGCCGCCGAGCTGGCCGGACCAGATCGTCCCGCAGCAACTGCACCTCTGCTTCAAGGTCGAAGACAACCTGGACGCGGTGGAAACCCACCTCCTGAACCTGGGCGCGACCCGCCCGGACCACCAGCCGCACGACAACGACAGCGCGAGGGTCCTCGCCGACCCGGCGGGGCATCCGTTCTGCATCACGCTGCGCTGA
- a CDS encoding transposase, whose protein sequence is MSTRPWIVDDDLWEPVEPLPPPWPERAPGAKPVSDRLCLQGILYVLFNDAAWQLLPLELRFGSGQICWRRLDPHVRGRLSRRREKEGDPQPVRRRSTGARRAVNTA, encoded by the coding sequence GTGAGCACTCGGCCGTGGATCGTGGACGATGACTTGTGGGAGCCGGTCGAACCGCTGCCGCCGCCCTGGCCGGAGCGGGCTCCAGGGGCGAAGCCGGTGTCGGACAGGCTCTGTTTGCAGGGCATTCTGTACGTGCTGTTCAACGATGCGGCCTGGCAACTCCTACCACTGGAGCTGAGGTTCGGCTCCGGACAGATCTGCTGGCGCCGCCTGGACCCGCACGTGCGTGGACGGCTCTCACGTCGGCGTGAAAAAGAGGGGGACCCGCAACCGGTCCGTCGCCGGTCGACCGGCGCAAGACGGGCAGTAAACACCGCCTGA
- a CDS encoding ABC transporter permease, translating into MSTLSTPLADAGIMLRRNLKHTLRNPVTVFNAILFPLVMMLMFVKVFGGAFDVGGAAYIDYATPGLLVMAVSYGLGATSTSVNDDMTKGIINRFRTMDVSRGAILTGHVVITTVRCLVACAAIIGMAFLLGFDPGASAVDWLGALGVVLLLSFAAAWLTVALGLAAKSPESAGMATVPLIMLPFLSSAFVPSDSMGAGVRQFVEYQPFTPIIEALRGFLVGDPSSGDVLASLAWCVGFALVGYLWAVSTFKKRA; encoded by the coding sequence ATGAGCACCCTCTCGACGCCCCTGGCCGACGCCGGGATCATGCTGCGCCGCAATCTGAAGCACACCCTGCGGAACCCGGTCACGGTGTTCAACGCGATCCTCTTCCCGCTCGTGATGATGCTGATGTTCGTCAAGGTGTTCGGCGGCGCGTTCGATGTCGGTGGTGCCGCGTACATCGACTACGCGACACCGGGCCTCCTGGTGATGGCCGTCAGCTACGGCCTCGGGGCCACCTCGACGTCCGTGAACGACGACATGACCAAGGGCATCATCAACCGCTTCAGGACCATGGACGTCTCCCGCGGCGCCATCCTGACCGGGCACGTCGTCATCACCACGGTGCGCTGTCTGGTGGCCTGCGCGGCGATCATCGGGATGGCCTTCCTCCTGGGGTTCGACCCGGGCGCGAGCGCCGTCGACTGGCTCGGCGCGCTCGGTGTCGTCCTGCTGCTCAGCTTCGCGGCCGCCTGGCTCACCGTCGCCCTCGGCCTCGCCGCGAAGTCCCCGGAGTCGGCGGGCATGGCCACCGTGCCGCTGATCATGCTGCCGTTCCTGAGCAGCGCGTTCGTGCCGTCGGACTCGATGGGGGCCGGGGTGCGGCAGTTCGTCGAGTACCAGCCCTTCACCCCGATCATCGAGGCGCTGCGCGGGTTCCTCGTGGGCGACCCGTCGAGCGGTGACGTGCTCGCGAGCCTCGCCTGGTGCGTCGGGTTCGCCCTCGTCGGCTACCTGTGGGCGGTCTCCACGTTCAAGAAGCGAGCGTGA
- a CDS encoding DUF6228 family protein — MPSQDDATDSKPHVTIRCQDNASVGVTFCDRFSFDADSVHYAVELRAPGLTARVNEVVAWIWDSDLSTFLEELAADYQGWDGERSWQTNDQDLTVSAVFRSGGHVGVTWALRPWPQAAGGWGASVTTWLEAGEQMTSLAAEVRLLLTDE, encoded by the coding sequence ATGCCCTCCCAGGATGACGCCACCGACAGCAAGCCCCATGTGACCATCCGCTGCCAGGACAACGCGTCCGTCGGCGTGACGTTCTGCGATCGGTTCAGCTTCGACGCGGACTCTGTGCACTATGCCGTTGAGCTGCGGGCCCCTGGTCTGACCGCTCGTGTCAACGAGGTCGTCGCCTGGATCTGGGACAGTGATCTCTCCACGTTCCTGGAAGAGCTTGCCGCCGACTACCAGGGCTGGGACGGCGAACGGAGCTGGCAGACCAACGACCAAGACCTGACGGTGTCGGCGGTCTTCCGGTCCGGCGGTCACGTCGGGGTGACTTGGGCCTTGCGGCCGTGGCCGCAGGCCGCCGGCGGCTGGGGCGCCTCGGTGACCACCTGGCTGGAGGCCGGAGAGCAAATGACCTCGCTGGCAGCCGAAGTCCGGCTTCTCCTCACTGACGAGTAG
- a CDS encoding BTAD domain-containing putative transcriptional regulator produces MQIRMLGPFEVLTSDGEPVDVPGARLRGLLIALALRPGHAVPKASLVDWIWGEQPPADATNALQRLVSRLRKVLPEGTVEGQPDGYRLTVPPDAVDAVRFERLVGAGPSRAEDASRRAPLLREALGLWRGAALQDVGLQESEAFDAAVTRLEGLRLTATEERYAAEVTLGHGAEVITELTDLVAAHPMRERLVASLIRALASAGRDSEALQVYERVREALADELGVDPSSELSALHVSLLRGELVRREETTRKTNLRAELTSFVGKDAEVAAVRELIAEHRLTTVIGPGGAGKTRLATETARTLLADLPDGGWLVELAAIGADGDTNDVAQMTITALGLRDALLGAAPNAELTDRLITAIRERDALLVLDNCEHVIESAAVFAHRLLGECGRLRIIATSREPLGITGEALWPIEPLAVPDEAAGPAGIESSPAVQLLRDRAGAVRRNLAADAGTLATMVRVCRALDGMPLAIELAAASLRTLSIDQLAHRLDDRFRLLTSGSRTALPRHKTLRAVVDWSWELLTDAERAVLRRLSVFSGGASTEAAEAVCAGEAVRAGDGVYAGEAVRVGDGVYAGDEVDRDDVPELLTALTEKSLLRAEGEHAPRYRMIGTIKEYAAWRLAEAGEAESARHAHLAHFTGLAETAEPNLRRAEQLAWLAVLDAEHDNISAAMRGALGAGEARGAMRLAAAAGWYWWLSGHRTEGMEQLTAATKVPGDVPDAIRATVYALLVNFVTAGPGDEHQAAEWIHKAYEFSMRSLDSEARHPLIGFITPLERMLREPAAFLPAFEELLDDEDPWARALARLHLGKMRILLGHGGLDADAHLKTALAEFRVLGERFGTSFALTELADRIAVRGDFAGACAHYEEAIAIVTEVGTTEDVIGMRSRQALLHRLSGDADAAAAALAEAQRHAERVAWPGALALLAFAKAQVARWNGESATAYEQLAVTKELLGKEAEEGIILATTHDLLGYLADDLGESRAHRAAACAAATETGHASVIAQVLVGVADLALRQGDHAQAARLLAASTGVRGLPDLSHPDAVRIERAARSRLGETKFAEAAEEGAGTGWSGLVEVTLAS; encoded by the coding sequence GTGCAGATCAGGATGCTGGGTCCATTCGAGGTGCTCACGAGCGACGGCGAACCGGTCGACGTGCCGGGCGCGCGGCTGCGCGGGCTGCTCATCGCCCTCGCGCTCCGGCCGGGACACGCGGTCCCCAAGGCGTCGCTCGTCGACTGGATCTGGGGGGAGCAGCCGCCCGCCGACGCGACGAACGCGCTGCAGCGCCTGGTCTCCCGGCTGCGCAAGGTACTGCCGGAGGGGACGGTCGAGGGGCAGCCGGACGGCTACCGCCTCACCGTGCCGCCCGACGCCGTCGACGCCGTACGGTTCGAACGCCTCGTCGGCGCGGGCCCCTCCCGCGCCGAGGACGCCTCCCGGCGCGCGCCGCTGCTGCGCGAGGCGCTCGGGCTGTGGCGCGGCGCGGCCCTCCAGGACGTCGGTCTGCAGGAGAGCGAGGCGTTCGACGCCGCCGTCACCCGCCTCGAAGGGCTGCGGCTCACCGCCACCGAGGAGCGGTACGCCGCGGAGGTCACCCTCGGCCACGGCGCCGAGGTCATCACGGAACTGACCGACCTGGTGGCCGCGCACCCCATGCGGGAGCGGCTCGTCGCCTCGCTGATACGCGCCCTGGCCTCCGCCGGACGCGACAGCGAGGCCCTTCAGGTCTACGAGCGCGTACGCGAAGCACTCGCCGACGAGTTGGGCGTGGACCCCTCGTCGGAGCTCTCCGCCCTCCATGTCTCCCTGTTGCGGGGCGAGTTGGTGCGACGTGAGGAGACGACCCGTAAGACCAACTTGCGCGCGGAGCTGACCAGTTTCGTCGGCAAGGACGCCGAGGTCGCCGCCGTCCGCGAGCTCATCGCCGAACACCGGCTCACCACCGTGATCGGCCCCGGCGGCGCGGGCAAGACCAGGCTCGCCACGGAGACGGCCCGTACGCTCCTGGCCGATCTGCCCGACGGCGGCTGGCTGGTGGAGCTCGCCGCCATCGGCGCGGACGGCGACACGAACGACGTCGCGCAGATGACGATCACCGCTCTCGGCCTGCGCGACGCCCTCCTCGGCGCGGCCCCGAACGCGGAGCTGACCGACCGGCTCATCACCGCCATCCGCGAGCGCGACGCGCTCCTGGTCCTCGACAACTGCGAGCACGTGATCGAGTCCGCGGCGGTCTTCGCCCACCGGCTGCTCGGCGAGTGCGGGCGGCTGCGGATCATCGCGACGAGCCGTGAACCCCTCGGCATCACCGGGGAGGCGCTGTGGCCCATCGAGCCGCTCGCCGTGCCGGACGAGGCCGCGGGCCCGGCCGGGATCGAGTCGTCGCCCGCCGTCCAGTTGCTGCGGGACCGGGCGGGTGCGGTGCGCAGGAACCTCGCGGCCGACGCGGGCACGCTGGCGACCATGGTGCGCGTGTGCCGGGCGCTCGACGGCATGCCGCTGGCGATCGAACTGGCCGCGGCCAGCCTGCGTACGCTCTCCATCGACCAGCTCGCCCACCGCCTCGACGACCGGTTCCGCCTGCTCACCAGCGGCAGCCGCACCGCCCTGCCCCGGCACAAGACGCTGCGCGCGGTGGTCGACTGGAGCTGGGAACTGCTCACCGACGCCGAACGCGCGGTCCTGCGCAGGCTCTCGGTGTTCTCGGGCGGGGCGAGCACGGAGGCGGCGGAAGCGGTGTGCGCGGGCGAAGCGGTGCGCGCGGGCGATGGGGTGTACGCGGGTGAAGCGGTGCGCGTGGGCGATGGGGTGTACGCGGGCGACGAGGTCGACCGCGATGACGTCCCCGAGCTGCTCACCGCCCTCACCGAGAAGTCGCTCCTCCGCGCCGAGGGCGAGCACGCCCCGCGCTACCGCATGATCGGCACCATCAAGGAGTACGCCGCCTGGCGCCTCGCGGAGGCGGGCGAAGCCGAGTCCGCGCGCCACGCCCACCTCGCCCACTTCACCGGGCTCGCCGAGACCGCGGAGCCGAATCTGCGCCGCGCCGAGCAGCTGGCCTGGCTCGCCGTGCTCGACGCCGAGCACGACAACATCAGCGCGGCGATGCGCGGCGCGCTCGGCGCGGGCGAGGCGCGGGGGGCGATGCGGCTCGCGGCGGCCGCGGGCTGGTACTGGTGGCTCAGCGGGCACAGGACCGAAGGCATGGAACAGCTCACGGCGGCCACCAAGGTGCCGGGCGACGTACCCGACGCGATCCGGGCCACCGTGTACGCGCTCCTGGTGAACTTCGTGACCGCGGGCCCCGGTGACGAACACCAGGCCGCCGAGTGGATCCACAAGGCGTACGAGTTCAGCATGCGCAGCCTGGACAGCGAGGCACGCCATCCGCTGATCGGCTTCATCACCCCGCTGGAGCGCATGCTGCGGGAGCCGGCTGCCTTCCTGCCCGCCTTCGAGGAGCTGCTCGACGACGAGGACCCCTGGGCGCGGGCGCTCGCCCGGCTGCACCTGGGCAAGATGCGGATCCTGCTCGGCCACGGCGGCCTTGACGCCGACGCGCACCTGAAGACGGCGCTCGCCGAGTTCCGGGTGCTCGGCGAGCGGTTCGGGACCTCGTTCGCGCTGACCGAACTGGCGGACCGGATCGCCGTGCGGGGCGACTTCGCCGGGGCGTGCGCGCACTACGAGGAGGCGATCGCGATCGTCACCGAGGTCGGCACCACCGAAGACGTCATCGGCATGCGGTCGCGGCAGGCGCTGCTGCACCGGCTCTCCGGCGACGCGGACGCCGCCGCGGCCGCCCTGGCCGAGGCGCAGCGGCACGCGGAGCGGGTCGCCTGGCCCGGCGCGCTGGCCCTGCTCGCCTTCGCCAAGGCGCAAGTCGCCCGGTGGAACGGCGAATCCGCGACGGCGTACGAGCAACTGGCCGTGACCAAGGAACTGTTGGGCAAGGAGGCGGAGGAAGGGATCATCCTCGCGACGACGCACGATCTGCTCGGATATCTCGCCGACGACCTCGGCGAGTCCAGGGCGCACCGCGCGGCGGCCTGCGCGGCGGCGACCGAGACGGGGCACGCGTCGGTGATCGCGCAGGTGCTCGTCGGGGTCGCGGACCTCGCGCTGCGCCAGGGCGACCACGCGCAGGCCGCGCGGCTGCTCGCGGCGAGCACGGGCGTACGCGGACTGCCCGACCTCTCCCACCCGGACGCGGTGCGGATCGAGCGGGCGGCACGGAGCCGCCTCGGCGAAACGAAGTTCGCCGAGGCGGCCGAGGAGGGGGCCGGGACCGGCTGGTCCGGGCTCGTGGAGGTCACGCTCGCTTCTTGA
- a CDS encoding winged helix-turn-helix transcriptional regulator, with the protein MSTKHELKGLPEDADLRRADSLAREIFSDVANKWAFLIVEALGERTLRFSELRDEVEGVSHKMLTQNLRMLERNGLVDRKVHPTVPPRVEYTLTAAGRGLRATVDAMCGWTHEHLGHIEDARRRFDA; encoded by the coding sequence ATGTCTACCAAGCACGAGCTCAAGGGCCTGCCCGAGGACGCGGACCTCAGGCGCGCCGACTCGCTGGCGCGGGAGATCTTCTCCGACGTCGCCAACAAGTGGGCGTTCCTGATCGTCGAGGCGCTCGGCGAGCGCACCCTGCGCTTCAGCGAGCTGCGCGACGAGGTCGAGGGCGTCAGCCACAAGATGCTCACCCAGAACCTGCGCATGCTGGAGCGCAACGGCCTGGTCGACAGGAAGGTGCACCCCACCGTGCCGCCGCGGGTCGAGTACACCCTCACGGCGGCGGGCCGTGGCCTGCGCGCCACGGTCGACGCCATGTGCGGCTGGACGCACGAGCACCTCGGGCACATCGAGGACGCGCGCCGCCGCTTCGACGCCTGA
- a CDS encoding ABC transporter ATP-binding protein, with product MKTSAIAVSGLRKAYGDKTVLDGIDFDVAAGSVFSLLGPNGAGKTTTVNILTTLMSADAGTLRVDGHDVVTGTKEVRKAIGVTGQFAAVDELLTGRENLRLMADLKRVRSAGQVVAGLLERFDLTESADKMAATYSGGMRRKLDLAMTLVGSPRIIFLDEPTTGLDPRSRRTMWQIVRELVSEGTTIFLTTQYLDEADELADRIAVLSDGRIAAEGTSDELKRLIPGGHVRLRFTDQAAYRSAAAALREVSTDDETLSLRIPSDGTQRELRAILDWLESAGVEADELTVHTPDLDDVFLALTDRTNTDDRTNTDDLTNIDSSTTSKEIAR from the coding sequence ATGAAAACTTCGGCGATCGCGGTTTCCGGACTGCGCAAGGCATACGGCGACAAGACCGTGCTCGACGGCATCGACTTCGATGTCGCCGCAGGATCGGTCTTCTCCCTGCTCGGCCCCAACGGCGCGGGCAAGACGACGACCGTGAACATCCTGACGACCCTGATGAGCGCCGACGCGGGCACGCTGCGCGTCGATGGGCACGACGTGGTCACCGGCACCAAGGAGGTGCGCAAGGCCATCGGCGTCACCGGTCAGTTCGCCGCCGTGGACGAACTCCTCACGGGCCGCGAGAACCTGCGGCTCATGGCGGACCTGAAGCGCGTGCGCTCCGCGGGCCAGGTGGTCGCCGGGCTCCTGGAACGGTTCGACCTGACGGAGTCGGCCGACAAGATGGCGGCGACGTACTCCGGCGGCATGCGCCGCAAGCTGGACCTGGCGATGACGCTGGTCGGCAGCCCGCGGATCATCTTCCTCGACGAGCCGACGACGGGCCTCGACCCGCGCAGCAGGCGCACGATGTGGCAGATCGTCCGCGAGCTGGTGAGCGAGGGCACCACCATCTTCCTCACCACCCAGTACCTGGACGAGGCCGATGAACTCGCCGACCGCATCGCGGTGTTGAGCGACGGCAGGATCGCCGCGGAGGGCACGTCGGACGAGCTGAAGCGGCTCATCCCCGGCGGGCACGTGCGCCTGCGGTTCACCGACCAGGCCGCGTACCGCTCCGCCGCCGCGGCGCTGCGCGAGGTCAGCACGGACGACGAGACGCTCTCGCTGCGGATCCCGAGCGACGGCACCCAGCGCGAGCTGCGCGCCATCCTCGACTGGCTGGAGTCGGCGGGCGTCGAGGCGGACGAGCTGACCGTGCACACCCCCGACCTCGACGACGTCTTCCTCGCGCTGACCGACCGTACGAACACCGATGACCGTACGAACACCGATGACCTCACGAACATCGACAGCTCGACCACCTCGAAGGAGATCGCGCGATGA
- a CDS encoding DUF2516 family protein — protein MQGFANFMWLLSLALIFFSGFALIDAAVRREDAYRAADKKTKPFWLIILGIAFIVNLLFPIMSFLPIIGLVATIVYMVDVRPAIRQISGGGGRRGGSSSDGPYGPYNGGR, from the coding sequence ATGCAGGGGTTCGCGAACTTCATGTGGCTGCTGTCGCTGGCCCTGATTTTCTTCAGCGGATTCGCGCTCATCGACGCCGCCGTCCGGCGCGAGGACGCCTATCGGGCCGCGGACAAGAAGACCAAGCCGTTCTGGCTGATCATTCTCGGGATCGCCTTCATCGTGAACCTGCTGTTCCCGATCATGTCGTTCCTGCCGATCATCGGCCTCGTCGCGACGATCGTGTACATGGTCGACGTGCGGCCCGCGATCCGGCAGATCAGCGGTGGCGGCGGCCGCCGCGGTGGCTCCAGCAGCGATGGTCCTTACGGGCCCTACAACGGCGGCCGGTAG
- a CDS encoding helix-turn-helix domain-containing protein — MASLNVGNLGEYLREQRRSAQLSLRQLADAAGVSNPYLSQIERGLRKPSAEVLQQVAKALRISAETLYVRAGILDEKERDELETRAVILADPSINERQKQVLLQIYESFRKENGFETSTYADAASYADEDTDTVEGPRTADGGDAGTEQSPRS; from the coding sequence ATGGCATCGCTCAACGTCGGCAATCTCGGTGAGTACCTGCGCGAGCAGCGGCGCAGTGCGCAGCTGTCGCTGCGGCAGCTCGCCGATGCCGCCGGGGTGTCCAATCCGTATCTGAGTCAGATCGAGCGAGGCCTGCGCAAGCCGAGTGCCGAGGTGCTTCAGCAGGTCGCCAAGGCCCTGCGGATCTCCGCGGAGACGCTGTACGTGCGGGCCGGGATCCTCGACGAGAAGGAGCGGGACGAGCTGGAGACGCGCGCCGTCATCCTCGCCGACCCCTCCATCAACGAGCGTCAGAAACAAGTGCTGTTGCAGATCTACGAGTCGTTCCGCAAGGAGAACGGCTTCGAGACCTCGACGTACGCGGACGCCGCGTCGTACGCGGATGAGGACACCGACACCGTTGAAGGCCCCCGAACGGCCGACGGCGGCGATGCCGGTACCGAGCAATCACCCCGAAGCTGA